The Terriglobus roseus sequence CTGCTTGGTCAATTGGAAGCGTTGCGCCGCGCCGGAACGCAGTGTTTCCAATACCTGTTGCGCCTTTGCAGAGTTCGTTGTGGCACGCACGACGCTGGCGTTTGCGAAGGCGACCTTGTCCTGCAAATCCTGGGACCGGTGATACAGGTCAAAAGTGCTGACAGCCAGACCAGCGGCCACGGCCCACCCTGCCCATGGCATCATCACGGCAAAGATGTTGCGTCGCGGCGCCTCTTCGTCTTCAGCGTAAGAGCGCATCGGCAGAGGTGCGTCGTGGGAGGGTTTGCTGCTGTCGGCCTGAAGCGGTTTCCGATCGAGGACGCTCGTCGACGATTCCGAGACGTGTGGCGCGTCTGCCGCGGCTGGCGCCTGGCTGGCGCGGTTGATCAGCGTGGGAGCAGGCGCAGCCTTCTTCTCTCGCGCCACTTCCTTCAACAGGCGCTGGCGAGCCAGCGCTGGGGGTGCGACCGACTCAGCGGACAGGGCGAGCAGCGCAAGATCGCCGCGCACGTTGGCAAGTTCTGCGCGCGCTTCAGGCGACTGCAGCAGGAAGTTCTCAAGGCGTGTCTGCTCCTCCGGCTCCAGGAGCTGCATCGCGTAGAGATAAAGATCTTCGGCTGTAACCGGCTGGTTGCTCACGCGTGCATCGCCTTTCTGAGAACCAGCAGAGCGGTGCGAATCCGCGTCTTCACCGTGCCCAGAGGGTCACCGGTAAGCTCTGCAATCTCCGAATGTGTCAGGCCATCAAAGAAGGCCATCTCGATTACCTTGCGCTGTTCCACGGGCAGCCCGATGATGACACCACGTGCGCGTTCCATCATCACGGTGCGCTCAGAGTCATCAGCGAGGTTAAAAGGCGAAGCAAGCACAACGTCCTCTACGGAATCAGACGGCTTGCGACGGCGTAGAGCATCGATGGAGCGATTGCGGGCAACGACCGAAAGCCATCCACCGAGCGATCCTCGGGTGGAGACAAAGCTTTCGGGTTTGCGCCAGATCTGCATAAATATGTCTTGCAACACGTCCTCGGCTGCAGCCGGATCACGCAAGACACGGAGCGCGACCGAGTACACAACCCTGCTGTAGCGGTCGAAGATGGTCGCCATTGCGCCCTCGTCACCCCGCTGGATGGCACGGAGCAGAAGACCGTCATCACTCGATGGGGCCATCTCGCTCTCTCTAACGAAAGAACGCGCAAACGGCTCCTGTGGATTGGGCCGCGGCGTGATGTCACCGAATGGGGAGTCGGAAGGAGGCATATTTGTTGACAGTGTGAATCGTTGTGTTCGCAGTGCACGGCCTGATCTTTCAAACAGGACTTGTGCCTCGCAAACCTCCCGATGAGTGTAACGCGCATTCCGAAATGTTGGGCATTTGAGAGGATGGAAAGAGGCGGGGTACATGGCTAAGCAACGGTTGGACAAAGTAATGGTGGAGCGTG is a genomic window containing:
- a CDS encoding sigma-70 family RNA polymerase sigma factor, which gives rise to MPPSDSPFGDITPRPNPQEPFARSFVRESEMAPSSDDGLLLRAIQRGDEGAMATIFDRYSRVVYSVALRVLRDPAAAEDVLQDIFMQIWRKPESFVSTRGSLGGWLSVVARNRSIDALRRRKPSDSVEDVVLASPFNLADDSERTVMMERARGVIIGLPVEQRKVIEMAFFDGLTHSEIAELTGDPLGTVKTRIRTALLVLRKAMHA
- a CDS encoding anti-sigma factor; this translates as MSNQPVTAEDLYLYAMQLLEPEEQTRLENFLLQSPEARAELANVRGDLALLALSAESVAPPALARQRLLKEVAREKKAAPAPTLINRASQAPAAADAPHVSESSTSVLDRKPLQADSSKPSHDAPLPMRSYAEDEEAPRRNIFAVMMPWAGWAVAAGLAVSTFDLYHRSQDLQDKVAFANASVVRATTNSAKAQQVLETLRSGAAQRFQLTKQNSQPIPSARVTYLAESGSLVFQGSNMEQLPPEKTYELWLIPVGEGRQPIPAGTFKPDERGYASVILPQLPKGVLASTFGVTMEDDGGSQTPTLPILMIGS